One Janthinobacterium sp. TB1-E2 genomic region harbors:
- a CDS encoding ABC transporter permease: MRYLKQREIQLALLIVLLVLLVGLRSPVFLTPGSLANLLTDSTLLIMLALTQMFVIITRGIDLSVASNLALSGMLSALLAVQYPHLPLPLVVLAALGIGLLLGLINGYLIGYLDLPPIVVTLGTMSVYRGLVFVLSGGAWVSSHQMPAAFIDFPLARLLGVTHLVWIALAAILATCFLARYTRFGRDLYAIGNQPQAARYVGIATARRLLWTYGLSGLMAGLCGYLWVARYAVAYSEIAYGFEFTVIAACVIGGISIAGGAGTVGGAVLGSLFLAVINNALPIVKVSPFWQSALTGIVILTAVLLNARGTRNMGRQILPLTLQAPSTRRSAA; this comes from the coding sequence ATGCGCTATCTGAAGCAACGTGAAATCCAGCTGGCACTGCTGATCGTGCTGCTGGTGCTGCTGGTGGGCCTGCGCTCGCCCGTTTTCCTGACCCCGGGCAGCCTGGCCAACCTGCTCACCGACAGCACCTTGCTGATCATGCTGGCGCTGACGCAGATGTTCGTCATCATTACGCGCGGCATCGACCTGTCGGTGGCATCCAATTTGGCGCTGTCGGGCATGCTGTCGGCCTTGCTGGCCGTGCAGTATCCGCACTTGCCGCTGCCGCTGGTGGTGCTGGCGGCGCTGGGCATCGGCCTGCTGCTGGGCCTGATCAACGGTTACCTGATCGGCTACCTGGACCTGCCGCCCATCGTCGTGACCCTGGGCACCATGAGCGTGTACCGGGGCCTGGTATTCGTGCTGTCGGGCGGCGCCTGGGTATCGTCGCACCAGATGCCGGCCGCCTTCATCGACTTTCCGCTGGCGCGCCTGCTGGGCGTGACGCACCTCGTGTGGATCGCGCTGGCGGCCATCCTGGCAACCTGTTTCCTGGCCCGCTACACGCGCTTCGGCCGCGACCTGTATGCGATCGGCAACCAGCCGCAGGCGGCCCGCTATGTTGGTATCGCCACGGCGCGCCGGCTGCTGTGGACGTATGGCCTGTCGGGCCTGATGGCCGGCCTGTGCGGTTACCTGTGGGTGGCCCGCTACGCCGTGGCGTATTCGGAAATCGCATATGGCTTTGAATTTACCGTGATCGCCGCCTGCGTGATCGGCGGCATCAGCATCGCCGGCGGCGCCGGCACGGTGGGCGGCGCGGTGCTCGGCTCGCTGTTTTTGGCCGTCATCAACAATGCCTTGCCCATCGTCAAGGTCTCGCCCTTCTGGCAAAGCGCGCTGACAGGGATCGTGATCCTCACGGCCGTGCTGCTCAATGCGCGCGGCACCCGGAACATGGGCCGCCAGATCTTGCCGCTCACGCTGCAAGCCCCCTCGACCCGCAGGAGCGCCGCATGA
- a CDS encoding sugar ABC transporter ATP-binding protein, with product MSQNPPIAQNAAPVLRLHGICKHFHGVTALKDVALTVRAGEVMALIGENGAGKSTLVKTLTGIYQPDAGSMELGGKAVLFSNPQDAMDAGITAVHQETMMFDELTVAENIYIGRQPQTGFPPRIDWPRMAAEAEQIFARLEVQLPVLAKVKELSVAQRHFVEIARALSQEARVVIMDEPTASLSQREIHELYRIIAQLRAAGTAVIFISHKFDEIFTVADTYTVLRDGHFVAAGAMADISEPQLVSLMVGRTIQQVFPKVDVPLGPTLLEVSQLCHATEFHGVSFSVRQGEIVGFYGLVGAGRSEVMQALFGLTEGVRGTITIAGEKVRIGCASDAIRHGIAYVPEDRQHQGAHLSMSIVQNITLPILDSIGFFLRPRRAQETAIARHLSEQLELKASHFTQMVSELSGGNQQKVVLAKWLATRPRVIILDEPTKGIDIGSKAAVHRFISELVTQGLSVILVSSELPEVLGMADRIVVMHQGHIHRVFPRAQATPENVVAAASGSGHPIEELTCAI from the coding sequence ATGTCACAGAATCCCCCTATTGCGCAGAACGCGGCGCCGGTGTTGCGCCTGCATGGCATCTGCAAGCACTTCCATGGCGTCACCGCGCTGAAAGACGTGGCGCTGACCGTACGCGCCGGTGAAGTCATGGCGCTGATCGGTGAAAACGGCGCCGGCAAGTCGACCCTGGTCAAGACGTTGACGGGCATTTATCAACCGGATGCGGGCAGCATGGAACTGGGCGGCAAGGCTGTGCTGTTTTCCAATCCGCAAGATGCGATGGATGCCGGCATTACCGCCGTGCACCAGGAAACCATGATGTTCGACGAACTGACGGTGGCCGAAAACATCTATATCGGGCGCCAGCCGCAAACGGGTTTCCCGCCGCGCATAGACTGGCCACGCATGGCGGCCGAGGCCGAGCAGATCTTCGCGCGCCTGGAAGTGCAGTTACCCGTATTGGCCAAGGTCAAGGAATTGAGCGTGGCGCAACGCCACTTCGTGGAAATCGCGCGCGCCCTGTCGCAAGAGGCGCGCGTGGTGATCATGGACGAGCCCACCGCCTCGCTGTCGCAGCGCGAAATCCATGAGCTGTATCGCATCATCGCCCAGCTGCGCGCGGCGGGCACGGCGGTGATTTTCATTTCGCACAAATTCGATGAAATCTTTACCGTCGCCGACACCTATACAGTGCTGCGCGACGGCCATTTCGTCGCCGCCGGCGCAATGGCCGACATCAGCGAACCGCAGCTCGTGTCGCTGATGGTCGGGCGCACCATTCAGCAAGTGTTTCCCAAGGTCGACGTCCCCCTGGGACCAACCTTGCTGGAAGTGTCGCAACTGTGCCATGCGACGGAATTTCACGGCGTCAGTTTCTCCGTGCGGCAAGGCGAGATCGTCGGCTTCTACGGCCTGGTCGGCGCGGGCCGCTCGGAAGTGATGCAAGCGCTGTTCGGCTTGACCGAGGGCGTGCGCGGCACGATCACCATCGCCGGCGAGAAAGTGCGCATCGGCTGCGCCAGCGACGCCATCCGGCACGGCATCGCGTATGTGCCCGAAGACCGCCAGCACCAAGGCGCGCACCTGTCGATGTCCATCGTGCAAAACATCACCTTGCCGATTCTGGACAGCATCGGCTTTTTCCTGCGGCCACGGCGCGCGCAGGAGACGGCCATCGCGCGCCACCTGAGCGAGCAGCTCGAATTGAAGGCCAGCCACTTTACGCAGATGGTGTCGGAACTGTCGGGCGGCAATCAGCAAAAAGTCGTGCTGGCCAAATGGCTGGCCACCAGGCCCCGCGTGATCATTCTCGATGAGCCTACGAAGGGTATCGATATCGGCTCCAAGGCGGCCGTGCACCGCTTCATCAGCGAGCTCGTCACGCAAGGCCTGTCCGTGATCCTCGTGTCGTCCGAGCTGCCGGAAGTGCTGGGCATGGCGGACCGCATCGTGGTCATGCACCAGGGCCATATCCACCGCGTCTTTCCGCGCGCCCAGGCGACCCCGGAAAACGTCGTCGCCGCCGCTTCCGGCAGCGGCCATCCGATCGAGGAATTGACATGCGCTATCTGA
- a CDS encoding ABC transporter permease, translating into MNATSQTLHGEAPDSVPVRSRYTILDRKAHRIGQYFAHWEALLALLLIAVFAANSVLLPNFLDAYNLADSTFNFSEKALIALPMALLIICREIDISVSGILALSSVAMGFAHHHGVPPQGLLFVALAMGSLCGCLNGVLVTRFALPSIVVTIGTVALFRGLASVILGDQAYTGYPPLLIDWGQGYFFDIVPRPFVILLVFCALFAVLLHATSWGRRIFAIGCNPGAARFSGVAVDRYRFALFVATGAMAGLAAWLLTGRIGSTRPNIAMGWELEVITMVILGGVSIAGGKGSIGGVLLAVLLLGMVTYGLALLNIPGVIMTIVVGILLLITIALPRLLNRKHTRK; encoded by the coding sequence ATGAACGCCACTTCACAGACCTTGCACGGCGAAGCGCCGGACAGCGTACCCGTGCGCTCGCGCTACACCATCCTCGACCGCAAGGCGCACCGCATCGGCCAGTATTTTGCCCATTGGGAAGCGTTATTGGCGCTGCTGCTGATCGCCGTGTTTGCGGCCAACAGCGTGCTGCTGCCGAATTTCCTCGACGCCTACAATCTGGCCGACAGCACCTTCAACTTCAGCGAGAAGGCCCTGATCGCGCTGCCGATGGCCTTGCTGATCATTTGCCGCGAAATCGACATTTCCGTCTCCGGCATTTTGGCGCTGTCCTCGGTGGCGATGGGGTTTGCGCATCACCACGGCGTGCCGCCGCAAGGCTTGCTGTTCGTCGCGCTGGCCATGGGCTCCCTCTGCGGCTGCCTGAACGGCGTGCTCGTCACGCGCTTCGCCCTGCCATCGATCGTCGTGACGATCGGCACCGTGGCCCTGTTCCGCGGCCTGGCCAGCGTGATCCTGGGCGACCAGGCCTACACCGGCTATCCGCCACTGCTGATCGACTGGGGGCAAGGCTATTTCTTCGACATCGTGCCGCGCCCCTTCGTCATCTTGCTCGTGTTTTGCGCGCTGTTTGCCGTGCTGCTGCATGCGACCAGCTGGGGCCGGCGCATCTTTGCCATCGGCTGCAATCCGGGCGCGGCGCGCTTTTCCGGCGTGGCCGTGGACCGCTACCGCTTCGCCCTGTTCGTGGCCACCGGTGCCATGGCGGGCCTGGCCGCCTGGCTGCTGACGGGACGCATCGGCAGCACGCGCCCGAACATCGCCATGGGCTGGGAACTCGAAGTGATCACCATGGTCATCCTGGGCGGCGTGAGCATCGCCGGCGGCAAGGGCAGCATCGGCGGCGTGCTGCTGGCCGTGCTGCTGCTGGGCATGGTGACATATGGCCTGGCGCTGCTCAATATTCCTGGCGTCATCATGACGATTGTCGTCGGCATCTTGCTGCTGATCACGATTGCACTGCCGCGCCTGTTGAACCGCAAGCACACACGGAAATAA
- the rhaI gene encoding L-rhamnose catabolism isomerase encodes MHTMIDSGLVADHNAKLQANLEADYAALGGVLARRGQDIEQLTALAQTFAVAVPSWGTGTGGTRFARFPGLGEPRNVFEKLEDCAVINQLTQATPAVSLHFPWDKVSDTAALRETAQAYGLGFDAVNSNTFQDQAGQAQSYKYGSLTSHSAAVRAQAVEHNIECIELGRALGSTALTVWVGDGANFPGQHNLRGALERYLDSMRDIYGALPADWQLFIEHKLFEPAFYATTIADWGTSFACASALGPKAKCLVDLGHHAPNTNIEMIVARLAQFGKLGGFHFNDSKYGDDDLDSGSINPFQLFLVFNELADAAEREGAAFHPAYMLDQSHNVTDPIESLMSSAVEVQRAFIQSALVDRAALRHYQEANDVHASAQALKQAFRTDVSAILAMARQRSGAAIDPVACYRSSGYREQRGVARPPKAGASSSGIV; translated from the coding sequence ATGCATACCATGATCGATAGCGGCCTGGTGGCCGACCACAATGCCAAGCTGCAAGCGAACCTGGAGGCCGACTATGCGGCCCTGGGCGGTGTGCTGGCCCGCCGCGGCCAGGATATCGAGCAATTGACGGCGCTGGCGCAAACCTTCGCCGTGGCCGTACCGAGTTGGGGCACCGGCACGGGCGGCACGCGCTTTGCCCGTTTCCCCGGCCTGGGCGAACCGCGCAACGTGTTTGAAAAGCTCGAAGATTGCGCCGTCATCAACCAGCTGACGCAAGCGACGCCCGCCGTTTCGCTGCATTTTCCATGGGACAAGGTCAGCGACACGGCCGCCCTGCGCGAGACCGCCCAGGCTTACGGCCTGGGCTTTGACGCCGTCAATTCGAATACCTTCCAGGACCAGGCCGGACAGGCGCAGTCGTACAAATACGGCAGCCTGACGTCGCACAGCGCGGCCGTGCGCGCGCAGGCCGTCGAGCACAATATCGAATGCATCGAACTGGGCCGTGCGCTGGGCTCGACGGCGCTGACGGTGTGGGTGGGCGATGGCGCGAATTTTCCGGGCCAGCACAATCTGCGCGGCGCGCTCGAGCGCTACCTCGACAGCATGCGCGACATCTACGGCGCCCTGCCCGCCGACTGGCAATTATTTATTGAGCACAAGCTGTTCGAGCCGGCCTTCTACGCCACCACGATCGCCGACTGGGGCACCAGCTTTGCCTGCGCCAGCGCGCTGGGACCGAAGGCCAAATGCCTGGTCGACCTGGGCCACCATGCGCCGAACACGAACATCGAAATGATCGTCGCGCGCCTGGCGCAGTTCGGCAAACTGGGCGGCTTCCATTTCAATGACAGCAAGTACGGCGACGACGACCTCGATTCGGGCAGCATCAACCCTTTCCAGCTGTTCCTCGTGTTCAACGAACTGGCCGACGCGGCCGAGCGCGAAGGCGCCGCCTTCCATCCCGCCTACATGCTGGACCAGTCGCACAATGTGACGGACCCGATCGAAAGCCTGATGAGCAGTGCCGTCGAAGTGCAGCGCGCTTTCATCCAGTCCGCACTGGTCGACCGCGCCGCCCTGCGCCATTACCAGGAAGCCAACGACGTGCACGCCTCGGCGCAAGCACTGAAACAGGCGTTCCGCACTGATGTCAGCGCCATCCTGGCGATGGCACGCCAGCGTTCGGGCGCCGCCATCGATCCTGTGGCCTGCTACCGCAGCAGCGGCTATCGGGAGCAGCGCGGCGTGGCGCGCCCCCCCAAGGCAGGCGCCAGCAGCAGCGGCATCGTGTAA
- a CDS encoding bifunctional rhamnulose-1-phosphate aldolase/short-chain dehydrogenase yields MTATMDTTPPAPMASLWDDAHAATLSEPELLLYRSNLLGSDMRITNFGGGNTSAKIRMTDHLTGDEVEVLWVKGSGGDLGSIKLDGFSTLYMDKLRALKGRYRGLALEDEMVAYLPHCTFNLNPRAASIDTPLHAYIARKHVDHMHPDAVIAIAACANSQALTHKIFEGELGWLPWQRPGYDLGLKLEALSQSQPHLKGIILEGHGLFTWGDTAKSCYETTLAIIKRAEDWLAANTKQPAFGGAKSAPLPAHERAALAQRLMPVLRGKISQDEYKLGHFDDSANVLEFVCSADLLPLAALGTSCPDHFLRTKIRPFVIDFDPAYPDFDRLVAGLDEALAAYRADYLAYYTRCKHDNSPAVRDANPIIYLIPGVGMLSFAKDKATARIAGEFYVNAINVMRGANGVDTYVGLPEQEAFDIEYWLLEEAKLQRMPKPKSLAGRIALVTGGGGGIGQAVARQLLQEGACVMLTDIDGAALEEAEQSLLKVAGRDNIATVRANITAENDVEAILNAAALRFGGIDLLVSNAGIASSAPLEETTLEMWERNQSILVTGYFLVSRAAFRIMQQQKLGGSMVFVASKNGLVASAGASAYCTAKAAEIHLARCIALEGAPHGIRVNVVNPDAVIRGSRIWDGKWKEERAASNKIETGDIEEFYRQRSMLKRSVLPEDIAEAVYFLSSDKAAKSTGNIINVDAGNAAAFTR; encoded by the coding sequence ATGACCGCCACGATGGACACCACACCACCTGCGCCCATGGCCTCGCTATGGGACGATGCGCACGCCGCGACCTTGAGCGAACCGGAGCTTTTGCTGTACCGTTCCAACCTGCTCGGTTCCGACATGCGCATCACCAATTTCGGCGGCGGCAATACCTCGGCCAAGATCCGCATGACGGATCACCTGACCGGCGACGAGGTCGAGGTGCTGTGGGTGAAAGGCTCCGGCGGCGACCTGGGCAGCATCAAGCTCGATGGCTTTTCCACCCTGTACATGGACAAGCTGCGCGCGCTGAAGGGCCGCTACCGTGGCCTGGCGCTGGAAGATGAAATGGTTGCCTACCTGCCCCATTGCACTTTCAATCTGAACCCGCGCGCGGCCAGCATCGACACGCCCCTGCATGCGTATATAGCGCGCAAGCATGTCGACCATATGCACCCGGACGCCGTGATCGCGATTGCCGCCTGCGCCAATAGCCAGGCATTGACGCACAAGATTTTCGAAGGCGAACTGGGCTGGCTGCCGTGGCAGCGTCCCGGCTACGACCTGGGCCTCAAACTCGAAGCGCTGTCGCAGTCGCAGCCGCATTTGAAAGGCATCATCCTCGAAGGCCATGGCCTGTTTACCTGGGGCGACACGGCCAAGTCCTGCTACGAAACCACCTTGGCCATCATCAAGCGCGCGGAAGACTGGCTGGCCGCCAACACCAAGCAGCCGGCGTTCGGCGGCGCCAAGTCCGCACCCTTGCCGGCGCACGAGCGCGCGGCCCTGGCGCAGCGTTTGATGCCTGTGCTGCGCGGCAAGATCAGCCAGGACGAGTACAAGCTGGGCCACTTCGACGACAGCGCCAACGTGCTCGAATTCGTTTGCAGCGCCGACCTGCTGCCGCTGGCCGCGCTCGGTACCTCGTGCCCCGACCACTTCCTGCGCACCAAGATCCGCCCCTTCGTCATCGACTTCGATCCGGCCTATCCTGATTTTGACCGTTTGGTCGCCGGCCTGGACGAGGCGCTGGCCGCCTACCGCGCCGACTACCTCGCCTATTACACGCGCTGCAAGCACGACAACAGCCCCGCCGTGCGCGACGCCAACCCCATCATTTATCTGATCCCCGGCGTGGGCATGCTGTCGTTCGCCAAGGACAAGGCGACGGCGCGCATCGCCGGCGAGTTCTATGTCAATGCCATCAATGTGATGCGCGGCGCCAATGGCGTCGACACCTATGTGGGCTTGCCGGAACAGGAAGCGTTCGACATCGAATACTGGCTGCTGGAAGAAGCCAAGCTGCAGCGCATGCCCAAACCCAAAAGCCTGGCCGGACGCATTGCGCTGGTGACGGGCGGCGGCGGCGGCATCGGCCAGGCCGTGGCGCGCCAGCTGCTGCAGGAAGGCGCTTGCGTGATGCTCACCGATATCGACGGCGCCGCGCTGGAAGAGGCCGAGCAGAGCCTGCTGAAGGTGGCTGGACGCGACAATATCGCCACGGTGCGCGCGAACATCACGGCCGAAAACGACGTCGAGGCCATCCTGAACGCGGCCGCGCTGCGCTTTGGCGGCATCGACCTGCTGGTGTCGAACGCGGGCATCGCTTCCTCGGCGCCGCTGGAAGAAACGACTCTGGAGATGTGGGAGCGCAACCAGTCGATCCTGGTGACCGGCTACTTTCTCGTCAGCCGCGCCGCTTTCCGCATCATGCAGCAGCAGAAGCTCGGTGGCAGCATGGTGTTTGTCGCCAGCAAGAACGGCTTGGTGGCATCGGCCGGCGCCTCGGCCTATTGCACCGCCAAAGCGGCGGAAATCCATCTGGCCCGCTGCATCGCGCTCGAAGGAGCGCCGCACGGCATCCGCGTCAACGTGGTCAATCCCGATGCCGTCATTCGCGGTTCGCGCATCTGGGATGGCAAGTGGAAGGAAGAGCGGGCCGCCTCGAACAAGATCGAGACGGGCGACATCGAGGAATTCTATCGCCAGCGCAGCATGCTCAAGCGTAGCGTGCTGCCAGAAGATATTGCCGAAGCCGTGTATTTCCTCTCCAGCGACAAGGCCGCCAAGAGCACGGGCAATATCATCAATGTCGACGCGGGCAACGCGGCCGCATTTACACGTTAA
- a CDS encoding DeoR/GlpR family DNA-binding transcription regulator produces MVNHKRRKGLLKLLAEHSVASVDQLVGWLNSSPATVRRDIAWLAERNLLTRTRGGAESLPQKKQRTFALSGETFQNNLDRCAAQKRAIARHACGLCADGDTIIINGGTTTYRMVEFLVDKRLKILTNSFLMAERLLMSSENEIILPGGKVYREQNVILSPFDNDISQHHYAGKMFMGVYGLSMLGLMEADPLLIQAEKRLISQAEELIVLADSSKFARKAGLILCGLNRVSCVITDTGASDAAVQMLEQSGVKVLAVAPEAMAAPLSPAEQAWQEQ; encoded by the coding sequence GTGGTTAATCACAAACGCCGCAAAGGCTTGCTGAAACTACTCGCCGAACATAGCGTGGCGAGCGTCGACCAATTGGTCGGCTGGCTCAATTCCTCGCCGGCGACGGTGCGGCGCGATATCGCCTGGCTGGCCGAGCGCAATTTGCTGACCCGCACCCGCGGCGGCGCCGAGAGCCTGCCGCAAAAAAAACAGCGTACGTTTGCGCTGTCGGGCGAAACCTTTCAAAACAACCTGGACCGCTGCGCCGCGCAAAAGCGCGCCATCGCCCGCCACGCCTGCGGCCTGTGCGCCGATGGCGACACCATCATCATCAATGGCGGCACCACCACCTATCGCATGGTCGAGTTCCTGGTCGACAAGCGGCTGAAAATCCTCACCAATTCATTCCTGATGGCCGAGCGCCTGCTGATGTCCAGCGAGAATGAAATCATCCTGCCCGGCGGCAAGGTGTATCGCGAGCAAAACGTCATCCTGAGTCCCTTCGACAACGACATCAGCCAGCATCATTACGCGGGAAAAATGTTCATGGGCGTGTACGGCCTGTCGATGCTGGGCTTGATGGAAGCGGATCCCTTGCTGATCCAGGCCGAGAAACGCCTGATCAGCCAGGCCGAGGAGTTGATTGTCCTGGCCGACAGTTCCAAGTTTGCCAGGAAGGCAGGCCTGATCCTGTGCGGCCTGAACCGCGTGTCCTGCGTCATCACGGACACGGGCGCTTCGGACGCGGCCGTGCAGATGCTGGAACAGTCGGGCGTCAAGGTACTGGCCGTCGCCCCCGAGGCGATGGCGGCGCCGCTGTCGCCGGCGGAGCAGGCGTGGCAAGAGCAATAG
- a CDS encoding FGGY-family carbohydrate kinase — protein sequence MTIDATVVLDIGKTNAKLTLLDAAGAILAEERRPNSIVHAGPYPHHDTEGLWDWLQTGLAAFARLAHVTAIVPVTHGATAALVDDAGLVLPILDYESTLPQSLAAEYASLRPAFGDSLSPQLPCGLNLGLQLFWLARTYPQEFARARHILTYPQYWAWRLSGVAASEVTSLGCHTDLWRPQQGAYSSLVETMDWTPLFAPLQSAWTALGPVLPQWRESNGLLPDCQVLCGIHDSNASLLRYLDAQEQAQPRTVLSTGTWAIAAAFGAPLGRLDETADMLANVHALGQPVACMRFMGGREFAVLAGSEPQVCGADDIARLVSQGTLALPCFAESGGPFVGQEGRIVGQVPRTAQERYALATLYCALMSDYCLDALDAQGTVTVEGSFTDNPHFAALLAALRPGQEVSVSQDASGTTCGGWMLHRWGQVPAMEATVEPMMEVDGLTAYRAQWRAICRPD from the coding sequence GTGACCATCGACGCCACCGTAGTACTCGATATCGGCAAGACGAATGCCAAGCTGACCCTGCTGGACGCCGCCGGCGCCATCCTGGCCGAAGAGCGCCGCCCGAACAGCATCGTGCACGCAGGGCCGTATCCGCACCACGATACGGAAGGGCTGTGGGACTGGCTGCAAACAGGCCTGGCCGCCTTCGCGCGCCTGGCGCACGTCACCGCCATCGTGCCCGTCACGCACGGTGCCACGGCGGCGCTGGTCGACGATGCCGGCCTGGTGCTGCCCATCCTCGACTATGAATCGACCTTGCCCCAATCGCTGGCGGCCGAGTATGCCAGCTTGCGGCCCGCGTTCGGCGACAGCCTGTCGCCGCAATTGCCCTGCGGCCTGAACCTGGGCTTGCAACTGTTCTGGCTCGCCAGAACCTACCCGCAGGAATTTGCCCGCGCGCGCCATATCCTGACCTATCCGCAATACTGGGCCTGGCGGCTATCGGGCGTGGCCGCCAGCGAAGTGACCTCGCTCGGTTGCCATACGGATTTATGGCGGCCGCAGCAAGGGGCCTATTCGTCGCTGGTGGAGACCATGGATTGGACGCCATTATTTGCGCCGTTGCAATCGGCATGGACGGCGCTGGGACCCGTGCTGCCGCAGTGGCGCGAGAGCAATGGCTTGCTGCCCGATTGCCAGGTGCTGTGCGGCATCCATGACAGCAATGCCTCGCTGCTGCGTTATCTCGATGCGCAAGAGCAGGCACAGCCGCGCACGGTCTTGTCGACCGGCACCTGGGCCATTGCCGCCGCCTTCGGCGCGCCCCTCGGCCGGCTCGATGAAACGGCCGACATGCTGGCCAACGTGCATGCGCTGGGCCAACCCGTGGCCTGCATGCGCTTCATGGGCGGGCGCGAATTTGCCGTGCTGGCGGGCAGCGAACCTCAAGTGTGCGGCGCGGACGATATCGCCCGCCTGGTCAGCCAGGGTACGCTGGCGCTGCCCTGCTTTGCCGAGTCGGGCGGCCCCTTCGTCGGGCAGGAGGGGCGCATCGTCGGGCAGGTACCACGTACGGCCCAGGAACGCTATGCGCTGGCCACCCTGTATTGCGCGCTGATGAGCGATTATTGCCTCGATGCCCTCGATGCTCAAGGGACCGTGACGGTGGAAGGCAGTTTCACGGACAACCCGCATTTCGCCGCCCTGCTGGCGGCCTTGCGGCCAGGGCAGGAAGTGAGCGTGTCGCAAGACGCCAGCGGCACGACGTGCGGCGGCTGGATGCTGCACCGCTGGGGCCAGGTGCCGGCGATGGAGGCGACGGTGGAACCCATGATGGAAGTGGATGGTTTGACCGCGTACCGTGCGCAATGGAGGGCGATTTGCAGGCCGGATTAG
- the rhaS gene encoding rhamnose ABC transporter substrate-binding protein yields the protein MVTALSMCMIGCLAASAQAAEKIKIAMVVKSLGNGFFDAAHEGANEAAKQLGDVEVIYTGPTTATAEGQIEIISSLISQKVSAIVISANDANALVPITKKAMQRGIKVISFDSGLAKEGRLMQLNPSSPALIGQKQIEMAADAIGGTGEIAILSATAQATNQNIWIGEMKKTLAQPAYAKIKLVATVYGDDQSDKSYREAIGLLRSNPNLKAIIAPTTVGINAAGKAVVDEKLVGKVYVTGLGLPSEMAGHVKSGAVKSFAIWNPIDLGYAATYAAHQFVTGKASGKPGESIAVGRMGKLTLDAGGEAALAPPFTYNKDNVDKFSKIF from the coding sequence ATGGTGACGGCATTGAGCATGTGCATGATCGGCTGCCTGGCCGCCAGCGCGCAGGCGGCGGAAAAAATCAAGATCGCCATGGTCGTCAAGAGCCTGGGCAACGGCTTCTTCGACGCCGCCCACGAAGGGGCGAACGAGGCGGCCAAGCAGCTGGGCGACGTGGAAGTCATTTACACGGGGCCCACCACGGCGACGGCGGAAGGGCAGATCGAAATCATCAGCTCGCTGATCAGCCAGAAGGTCAGCGCCATCGTCATTTCCGCCAACGATGCCAATGCGCTCGTGCCGATCACCAAGAAAGCCATGCAGCGAGGCATCAAGGTCATTTCCTTCGACAGCGGCCTGGCCAAGGAGGGGCGTTTGATGCAGCTGAACCCGTCCAGCCCGGCCCTGATCGGCCAGAAACAGATTGAAATGGCGGCCGACGCCATCGGCGGCACGGGCGAGATCGCCATCCTGTCGGCCACGGCGCAGGCGACGAATCAGAACATCTGGATCGGCGAAATGAAAAAGACGCTGGCCCAGCCCGCGTATGCGAAGATCAAGCTGGTGGCCACCGTGTATGGCGACGACCAGTCCGACAAGAGCTACCGCGAAGCCATCGGCTTGTTGCGCAGCAACCCGAACCTGAAAGCCATCATCGCGCCAACCACGGTGGGCATCAATGCGGCCGGCAAGGCCGTGGTCGACGAGAAACTCGTGGGCAAGGTGTATGTGACGGGCCTGGGCTTGCCGTCGGAAATGGCCGGCCACGTGAAGAGCGGCGCCGTGAAAAGCTTTGCCATCTGGAACCCGATCGACCTCGGCTACGCCGCCACGTATGCCGCCCATCAATTCGTCACCGGCAAGGCCAGCGGCAAGCCGGGCGAAAGCATCGCCGTCGGCCGCATGGGCAAGCTGACACTCGATGCGGGCGGCGAAGCGGCGCTGGCGCCGCCGTTCACCTACAACAAGGATAACGTCGACAAGTTCTCGAAGATATTCTGA
- the rhaM gene encoding L-rhamnose mutarotase, protein MQQIAFKMQLKPGHAAEYQRRHDAIWPELASLLHESGVRDYSIFLDEETGALFAVLRRMDGHTMEALPQHPVMRRWWAHMADLMETQADASPVAVPLIPMFHLA, encoded by the coding sequence ATGCAACAGATCGCTTTCAAGATGCAGTTGAAACCCGGCCATGCCGCCGAATACCAGCGCCGCCACGACGCCATCTGGCCCGAGCTGGCCAGCCTGTTGCACGAGTCCGGCGTGCGCGACTACAGCATCTTTCTCGATGAGGAGACGGGCGCGCTGTTCGCCGTGCTGCGCCGCATGGACGGCCACACGATGGAAGCGCTGCCGCAGCATCCCGTGATGCGCCGCTGGTGGGCGCACATGGCCGACCTGATGGAAACGCAAGCCGATGCGTCGCCCGTCGCCGTGCCTTTAATCCCCATGTTTCATCTCGCATAA